The Edaphobacter sp. 12200R-103 genome contains a region encoding:
- a CDS encoding TonB-dependent receptor has product MLRLKGGIVFFLVIFLFTTFLPAQTITGSVNGTVTDPGGAVVPGAKITITNVATNVSTSTETNSAGVYNIRFLQVGRYTLTMEAQGFAKQMSKPFTLEAGQNAKLDGQLAMQGAVSTVNVNSELVPLINTENAQLATTLDKTAIDAVPLIGRNFVQLTMFVPGAVSTTPANFAGNSAIGVGGQQVSVNGNREQSNNYLLDGIEINETLNNGVGYNPSPDALDQVQVISANAQAEYGNVNGGAVIALTKSGTNSWHGSAFYFLSSGLLDANTWANKHNSVITPRQPYTQPIFGGTLGGPILKDRLFFFVDYEGGRYHQGGIGTATVATEKMRRGDFSELLDPNIMCAPGASCTSKNLVQLYDSTSLPYKPYAGNLNVPILNPVARYLYAHPELYPLPNQAPQVGTPATNNYRAPTKNARQNNQGDIKVDWKMTQRDNLSVRYSQSENVIVNTPVLAISFPVSPKTPVKSVAINEVHTFNSSLVNELRIGYSRVHMLGGLTTDSTGAFGMNGNSIVGIGAAQVLNGFSGQVFLPPGTTGLTTPNGSEYTTFGNPGTATNYADNTFTYADNLTYLHGHHSFKFGAQFIRYQQNSLYPGNDGLLGQFVYTGNFTSNPTSGLTNNTQGYSVADFNLDRVAYVGTGNASGPLGPTGQRQWRDAYFAQDDWKITPTFTANIGIRYEFDQPMYEVNNKQANINMATGTLVYAGVNGVSRATVNPYYGSFMPRIGFAYSVTPRMVVRAGYGIQNYMEGTGANRRLTINPPFQTPYFAVGSAPSTSSSGQYFRVEDGFSNPATPSQSLSLNAWAMNIRPAFISEYSLTTEYQVSNATSVTIGYVGEAGQHLVNHGSANQLRQPCVINGIVQSNPNSAACSVANPAPYKALVGQSGSIVITTSDAMMNYNALQATVRQRSWHGLAGTINYTYARAMTNAVGFYGSTGIANANNYNQDYYNNHAEYGPTSQDVRHNLNGVMSYELPLCRGRIFGSNMNRALDEIVGGWKIGFTAVAYSGFPVTINNSVNNAYTNNKIQRANYYRPLKINKQSLNAWFGTDPSATSCATRGIDNGICAYGAPADGAYGTGRVGSARAPGYQQYDATASKDFTVWHEQKFSFRADASNVFNMTSLSNPNNTAQSANFGRITAVRSGPRRLQLSLRYTF; this is encoded by the coding sequence ATGCTTCGCCTTAAAGGTGGTATTGTCTTTTTTCTCGTCATCTTCCTGTTCACAACCTTCCTCCCTGCACAGACCATTACAGGCAGTGTCAACGGTACCGTCACCGATCCGGGAGGGGCCGTAGTACCCGGAGCGAAGATCACAATTACGAATGTTGCGACCAACGTCTCAACGTCAACGGAAACCAACAGTGCGGGTGTTTATAACATCCGCTTTCTTCAGGTCGGTCGATACACTCTGACGATGGAAGCTCAAGGTTTCGCAAAACAGATGTCCAAGCCCTTCACGCTCGAGGCGGGGCAGAATGCGAAGCTCGACGGCCAGCTTGCCATGCAAGGCGCAGTGTCCACAGTTAACGTGAATTCCGAGTTGGTCCCCCTGATTAACACAGAGAATGCTCAACTGGCCACCACTCTGGATAAGACAGCAATCGATGCAGTGCCACTCATCGGCCGCAACTTCGTTCAGCTCACCATGTTTGTCCCTGGTGCAGTCAGCACCACACCTGCTAATTTCGCAGGCAACTCCGCGATCGGCGTGGGCGGTCAGCAGGTTTCGGTAAATGGAAATCGCGAACAGTCCAACAATTATCTGCTGGATGGAATAGAGATCAACGAGACCCTGAATAACGGGGTTGGCTACAATCCCAGTCCGGACGCGCTCGATCAGGTCCAGGTTATTTCGGCAAACGCGCAGGCTGAATATGGAAATGTGAACGGTGGGGCTGTTATTGCTCTCACTAAAAGCGGCACAAACAGCTGGCATGGCAGTGCATTTTATTTCCTCTCCAGCGGCCTTTTAGACGCGAATACCTGGGCCAATAAACACAACAGCGTCATAACCCCCAGGCAGCCATACACTCAGCCAATCTTCGGAGGCACACTCGGCGGTCCTATTCTTAAAGACAGGCTGTTCTTCTTTGTGGATTACGAAGGTGGGCGATATCACCAGGGCGGCATTGGCACAGCTACTGTCGCAACCGAAAAGATGAGGCGGGGAGATTTCTCTGAGCTGCTTGATCCAAACATCATGTGTGCGCCTGGAGCCTCCTGCACGTCGAAGAATCTTGTCCAGCTCTACGATTCGACCTCTCTTCCCTACAAGCCTTACGCGGGTAACCTGAATGTTCCAATCCTGAACCCGGTGGCCAGATATCTTTACGCTCATCCTGAGCTCTACCCGCTACCGAACCAAGCACCCCAGGTAGGAACGCCTGCGACGAACAACTATCGTGCTCCCACGAAGAATGCCAGGCAAAACAACCAGGGCGACATCAAAGTCGACTGGAAGATGACACAAAGAGACAATCTTTCCGTTCGGTACTCTCAAAGCGAGAATGTCATCGTCAATACTCCCGTGCTCGCGATCAGTTTCCCCGTTTCACCGAAAACACCTGTGAAAAGTGTCGCTATTAACGAGGTCCATACGTTCAATTCCTCGCTGGTCAATGAGCTGCGGATCGGTTATTCGCGCGTGCATATGCTCGGAGGTCTTACTACCGATTCCACGGGCGCGTTTGGCATGAATGGAAACTCGATCGTGGGCATCGGCGCCGCCCAGGTTCTCAATGGATTTTCGGGGCAGGTGTTTCTGCCTCCAGGAACAACCGGCCTGACTACTCCCAATGGATCGGAATACACCACGTTTGGCAACCCTGGAACAGCCACCAACTATGCGGATAACACCTTTACCTACGCCGATAACCTAACTTATTTGCATGGTCACCACAGTTTCAAATTCGGCGCGCAGTTTATCCGCTATCAACAAAACAGCCTGTACCCAGGAAACGATGGATTGCTCGGTCAGTTCGTCTATACGGGAAACTTCACATCGAACCCTACAAGTGGCCTGACGAACAATACACAGGGTTATTCGGTCGCTGACTTCAATCTCGATCGCGTAGCTTATGTGGGAACTGGAAATGCGAGTGGTCCATTAGGGCCGACGGGACAGCGGCAATGGCGAGACGCCTACTTTGCGCAGGACGATTGGAAGATAACTCCAACCTTCACTGCCAATATCGGAATCCGTTATGAGTTCGATCAACCCATGTACGAGGTAAACAACAAACAGGCCAACATCAATATGGCAACCGGGACTTTGGTTTACGCAGGTGTCAATGGTGTCAGCCGGGCTACCGTCAATCCCTACTACGGCAGCTTCATGCCGCGCATCGGTTTCGCCTATTCTGTGACTCCCCGCATGGTGGTCCGAGCCGGTTACGGAATCCAGAACTACATGGAAGGTACAGGGGCCAATCGGCGCCTTACGATCAATCCCCCATTTCAAACCCCATACTTCGCCGTGGGCTCTGCACCCAGCACCAGCAGCTCAGGCCAGTACTTCCGTGTCGAAGACGGGTTCTCGAATCCTGCTACGCCCTCTCAGTCACTTTCGCTCAACGCCTGGGCCATGAATATCCGGCCAGCGTTCATCTCGGAATACAGTCTGACAACCGAATACCAGGTGAGTAATGCAACCTCTGTCACGATTGGTTACGTTGGCGAAGCAGGTCAGCATCTGGTGAACCATGGCTCCGCGAATCAACTGCGTCAGCCATGCGTCATCAACGGCATCGTGCAGTCCAATCCCAACAGTGCGGCCTGCTCTGTCGCTAACCCCGCTCCTTATAAGGCTCTGGTGGGGCAATCGGGTTCGATTGTCATTACCACGTCCGACGCGATGATGAACTACAACGCCTTACAAGCTACGGTACGGCAACGCAGCTGGCACGGATTGGCGGGGACCATCAATTACACCTACGCTCGCGCCATGACCAATGCCGTTGGCTTCTACGGCTCCACGGGAATAGCAAACGCCAATAATTACAACCAGGATTATTACAACAATCATGCGGAGTACGGTCCTACCAGCCAGGATGTACGCCATAATCTGAACGGAGTGATGAGTTACGAGCTTCCGCTCTGCCGGGGAAGAATTTTTGGCAGCAACATGAATCGAGCTCTGGATGAGATCGTGGGGGGCTGGAAGATCGGCTTCACTGCTGTGGCCTATAGCGGGTTTCCGGTCACGATCAATAACAGCGTCAATAACGCATACACAAACAATAAGATCCAACGGGCCAATTATTATCGCCCGCTTAAGATCAACAAACAAAGCCTGAACGCATGGTTCGGGACAGATCCCTCAGCGACTTCTTGCGCAACCAGAGGTATCGATAACGGCATATGCGCTTACGGTGCACCTGCCGATGGCGCCTATGGAACCGGCCGTGTGGGCTCTGCGAGAGCGCCCGGATACCAGCAATATGACGCGACCGCCTCGAAGGACTTTACTGTCTGGCATGAGCAGAAGTTTTCGTTTCGGGCGGATGCCTCCAACGTCTTCAACATGACCTCACTCAGCAATCCAAACAACACGGCGCAAAGCGCCAACTTTGGCCGGATCACCGCAGTTCGATCCGGTCCGAGACGACTTCAGCTATCGCTGCGCTATACCTTCTGA